The following are encoded in a window of Streptomyces sp. SAT1 genomic DNA:
- the pdxR gene encoding MocR-like pyridoxine biosynthesis transcription factor PdxR, whose translation MARTWATLGVDLHLEPAGPGVRRGLTDALREAVRTGRLAPGTRLPSSRSLAADLGVARNTVADAYADLVAEGWLTARQGSGTQVADRAVAASATAPPGPHRTPHRPRHDLRPGSPDLASFPRAAWLRAARRALTTAPHHVLGYGDPRGTAELRTALAGYLARVRGVRTGPEHIVVCAGFAHGLRILGEVLRGRGTDTVAVESYGLDLHRDLLTRAGLRTRPLPFDERGTVVAPPPGTGAVLLTPSHQFPMGVALPPDRRAAVTDWARRTGGLVLEDDYDGEFRYDRQSVGALQGLDPGHVVYLGTASKSLAPGLRLAWMVLPPDLAEAAVLAKGHAEVCGVLDQLTLAEFITSGAYDRQVRAARLRYRRRRDALVAALATAAPAVRPTGIAAGLHAVLRLPPGTEQAVVQAAAWQDLTLYGLSRFRHADATVPPLDALVVGYGTPPDHAWSGALDALCRVLP comes from the coding sequence ATGGCGAGAACATGGGCCACTCTGGGCGTCGACCTCCATCTGGAACCGGCCGGTCCCGGGGTGCGGCGCGGACTGACCGACGCCCTGCGGGAGGCGGTCCGCACCGGCCGGCTCGCCCCCGGCACCCGGCTGCCGTCCTCCCGCAGCCTCGCCGCCGACCTCGGCGTCGCCCGCAACACCGTCGCCGACGCCTACGCCGACCTCGTCGCCGAGGGCTGGCTCACCGCACGCCAGGGCTCCGGCACCCAGGTCGCCGACCGGGCGGTCGCCGCTTCCGCCACCGCCCCGCCGGGCCCGCACCGCACCCCGCACCGCCCCCGGCACGACCTGCGCCCCGGCAGCCCCGACCTGGCCTCCTTCCCCCGCGCCGCATGGCTCAGGGCGGCCCGCCGCGCGCTCACCACGGCCCCGCACCACGTCCTCGGCTACGGCGACCCGCGCGGCACGGCCGAGCTGCGCACCGCGCTGGCCGGGTATCTCGCCCGGGTGCGCGGCGTGCGCACCGGCCCCGAGCACATCGTGGTGTGCGCCGGGTTCGCGCACGGTCTGCGGATCCTCGGGGAGGTGCTGCGCGGGCGCGGCACGGACACCGTCGCCGTCGAGTCGTACGGCCTCGACCTGCACCGGGACCTGCTGACCCGGGCCGGTCTGCGCACCCGCCCGCTGCCCTTCGACGAACGCGGCACGGTCGTCGCACCGCCGCCCGGCACCGGGGCGGTCCTGCTCACCCCCTCGCACCAGTTCCCGATGGGCGTGGCCCTGCCCCCGGACCGGCGCGCGGCCGTCACCGACTGGGCGCGGCGCACCGGCGGGCTGGTCCTGGAGGACGACTACGACGGCGAGTTCCGCTACGACCGCCAGTCGGTCGGCGCGCTCCAGGGCCTCGACCCCGGCCACGTCGTCTATCTGGGCACCGCGAGCAAGTCCCTGGCCCCCGGCCTGCGGCTGGCCTGGATGGTGCTGCCCCCGGACCTCGCCGAGGCGGCGGTCCTGGCCAAGGGGCACGCCGAGGTCTGCGGGGTGCTGGACCAGCTGACGCTGGCGGAGTTCATCACCTCCGGTGCCTACGACCGCCAGGTGCGCGCCGCCCGGCTGCGCTACCGGCGCCGCCGCGACGCCCTGGTGGCGGCGCTGGCCACCGCCGCCCCCGCGGTCCGCCCCACCGGCATCGCCGCCGGACTGCACGCCGTGCTGCGGCTGCCGCCGGGCACCGAGCAGGCGGTGGTGCAGGCCGCCGCCTGGCAGGACCTCACCCTCTACGGCCTGTCCCGCTTCCGCCACGCGGACGCCACCGTGCCCCCACTGGACGCCCTGGTCGTCGGCTACGGCACCCCGCCCGACCACGCCTGGTCGGGGGCCCTGGACGCACTGTGCCGGGTGCTGCCCTGA